The DNA window AGAGCTCGCGGGGGCGCGGTCCCATCGGAGCGAAGTCGGTCAGCGTGAAGGAGAACGGTGCCGGGAGTTCGAGAGCGTCACCGAACGGGACGCGGATGTCAGCGCGGTAGTCCTTGGCTTCGACATCAGGATGGCTGAACAGCACCGTCTCGCCGCGACCGCGGTCGACCAGCAAATACAGCGGGATGCCCACGGCAGCGTATGCACGGCGCTTGGCCTCGCGGTCATCCGCCGGCGCGGATGACGTCACCTCGACAGCCATCAACCATCCCGAAGGTGTACCCCACGAGGGCTCGCCCTCGAAAGCTCCCGGCTCAGCCACCGCCAGATCAGGGATGAAGTTGCCGAAAGGCGTACTCAGGCCGCGATGTCCCGAAATCCAAACCGGAATCGCTGAATCACGCACAAGCTGAGTGTTCAGTTTGG is part of the Catenulispora sp. EB89 genome and encodes:
- a CDS encoding Uma2 family endonuclease; this translates as MTVTAETRQAFLEFDATLGPKYRAELIDGRIVVNPAPVGDHESVLAKLNTQLVRDSAIPVWISGHRGLSTPFGNFIPDLAVAEPGAFEGEPSWGTPSGWLMAVEVTSSAPADDREAKRRAYAAVGIPLYLLVDRGRGETVLFSHPDVEAKDYRADIRVPFGDALELPAPFSFTLTDFAPMGPRPREL